CGCATAGTAAaaattatcatttttaaaattttctttttgtaaataaaaatttaagttatataattttattcaaaaaaagaaatttttaaaatttattattttaactattCAGTCAAAACACTTAGAAATGAGTGCAAAAAAGTCAAAAGACTATTAAAAAGAAACAGAGGGAGTATGTGTTATCAAGTGGGTTATATTATCGACATAATTTTGAATTTACTGTAATACTAATATTTTCTTATATAAATAAAATAGTTTTGAATTTAAGGCTATTAAGTTTGAAATCAATACTAATATATTTCTTTATAAAACAAATATGTTTtatcaaaattatatattttaagtcgataatttataatataatttaaatttaagatATTAATATATGCAAGTTCAAGTTTATACCGAAAAAAACTTAAAATACAATATACAGTATTGTCTCATAATAAATTTAATATATGTTTTTTTCCAACATTTTCCTTTATATTTACACTTAATTATTTTTTCTATTATAAATGTAGGTCGAATTCTTATTAAAAAAAATACGGTGTTGAGAGAAATAGATTTTTTTGATAAATATATTTAGTAACATTGTTTAAGAGTGAGCATCTCCAACCCATTGTATTATTTTGGTTTAATTTTTACACCAAGATAATGTAAAAACTATACTATTTTCAAATTTAACTCCAATCCACCAAAACAAAAATAGATTATTTTATTACTAAATTACAAAAGTAAGGTTAAAATAATAAAGTGATTggataaaaatgaaataaatttattttaataaaatgtACAATAACAACATAGAAATAACAAAAATTTAGCGTGACACCAAATTTGATGTAAATTTTGACGGTATAATTCTTAAAGTTGGGTTGGAGAAAGGTCTTAGACCAAAATAGTGTAAAATTACATATTTAGAGTGGGGTTGGGGATTTGATTATGTGATTCTTATCGTTGGGAGTAGACAAACAAGTAAATAAAATATACAAtcaataaataaaaattattgcCTAGACTAATCTGCacaaaaatttaataaaataatttgaacAAAAATTTAATAGGGGAAAAAGAAATTTGTAAATACTTTAAATTATCGTAATGAACTATGATATAGATAAAAAAatttaactttttttaaaaaattaaaattctatttataaataaattcaAAGTTAAAACTCAATCTATTTATAGATATAGAATATAAATTTAAAATGAAATTTCTACCCCTCTATTTTATTTTTAACATTTATTTTTTATGGACAAACCTCGAAGTGTTTTGACCATTTAACaaagataattttttttaattttttatttttttgaataaaagtataTAATTTATACTAAAATAaacataaaattttattttttttaaaataattaatttcaCTATTCATTCAAAAAATTTAGAATGGGCTTGAAAAGTCAAATGATAAATTTTATATAAagtttaaaatttttaaaaaagaAAGGGACTAACAAATTGTTTTCATTTAGATTGAAgttcataaaaataaaaatatagaaagtGAATGGCAGCGATATCGAGGAGTAACATCTGTATTAAATATTCTCAATTGCACAGAAAAACGTTGATGGTTTTACAGAAAACTAGATGAGGTTAAATTTGTGATCTCTCATTATTGTACAGAGCAAAATTTTACTCCATTTAACATGAAAAAAATATTATCCGTGCACTAAATCTAGTGAACATAAGATGGAGTAATATGTGGGCGGGTAAATTGAAACAGGGTCTGTGCTGCAAACGGGTCGGACCAAACTAACCTCACTATTAGTACCGATTAAACAAACAAAAACCCCCAAATTACAGAGTTTCATAACCTAACCACAACTGAAGTTGAATTACACAAACACACACATCTCCTTACATATATAAGCTAGGGTTTTGAATGATAAACTCTTCTACTTTGATCCACAATGGGTGCTAGCAGGAAATTACAAGGCGAGATCGATCGAGTTCTCAAGAAGGTTCAAGAAGGCGTTGATGTTTTCGATAGCATTTGGAATAAGGtctgtatgtgtgtgtgtttgtgtttgtttgtttgtttgtGTGTGTGCTTTAGTAATTTTTATTGATATGTGTTAATCTGTGTAGGTGTATGATACGGACAATGCGAATCAAAAGGAGAAGTTCGAGGCGGACTTGAAGAAGGAAATTAAGAAGCTCCAGAGGTATAGAGACCAGATCAAGACGTGGATTCAGTCTAGCGAGATCAAGGATAAGAAGGTTGGTTTACGTCTCGATTAATATCGTAATTTTGTAGCTGTTTtaatttttacatttttttaaatGTGAAAGTAGAGGATAAGTGAGAAATGGTGATTTTATGGCAGGAGTTTAATATGTATTATGTTATGTTTGTATATGGAGCTTTCTTTAAACACATTTGATTGGTACACAGCATATTATCTGAACATACATGACCAAAATGTGAATTACCTAGGCGAATGATAGCAACTAGAAATGTGTGATTAGTATTGTTGTTAtaaaattgtatcgtttttataaaATTGCATCGTTGTTATAAAATTGCATCGTTGTTATAAAATTGTGTATGTCCCCGGGACATGAAACTAACTCGTAACTACTTTTTTATGagtgtttcttttcttttgtatTGCCAAGGCACAAGTACGGAACTATACATCTTCACTGTAATTAAGAAGTAAATATTATGTATTACACTGATTGGTTGCCCTATCATCACCAGGAATACTTAGCTTTTATGTATTAAGGTTTCTAGTGCTGTAGAATGATTCTTTTAATGATGGCAAGTATAATATATACATGTTCAATTATGTTTttatctcaattttttttcaccTAATATGATGCATCTTTGTCCTACTAAGCTTTATTCTGGAACAAATTTGTTCTATTCTAATTTACTAATGTCTACTGCTTCATCCTCAAGTTAATAATAAGTTTTTTTTGACACATGTTGACATAGGTTAGTGCCTCTTATGAGCAGGCTCTGATGGATGCTCGAAAACAAATTGAGCGTGAGATGGAAAGATTTAAGATATGTGAAAAGGAAACAAAAACAAAAGCATTCTCTAAAGAAGGTCTTGGTCAACAGCCTAAAACAGTAAGCACTGCTACTTTCACTCTATATGATATTTTATGTACTCTTCTGTTTTGGTTTGTGACTAATCACTGATTGTACTATATACAAATCGTTCTTTTTATGGTGAAAATATAATATGTGTAGCAAGTATATGAATTCACTTTGGTCTCTGTGCTGACTTGATACAAATATGACTATTATCTTCTTACAGGACCCCAAGGAGAAGGCTAAATCTGAAACAAGGGATTGGATAAACAATGTGGTACGATACTAAAATTTTGTGTCATTAACATCTTCATGGATAACTAAATAGATCTTATGTAATACTAATTGAAGTAAATGTGGTTTAAGAAAATAAAGTTCGGACATCACTAGTCCAGTGAGGGAGGTTTCACAAGTTTATGGTACACAACTTATGTGTATTTAAGCAATAAAAATTAATTGTTTAACAAATTCCATCTCATTATGAGTAGGTATCAGAGTTGGAATCCCAAATTGATAGCTTTGAAGCTGAGATGGAGGGGCTAACTGTTAAGAAAGGGAAAACCAGGCCACCCAGACTGGTAACATAAAGATGTTCCTTTGTCTATTAGCTTTTTTGTCTTGTTATACTGGTTACTTATTACGGATTATGTTCACTTCAGACACATTTGGAAGCTTCTATAACTCGGCACAAAGCTCATATCATGAAGTTAGAACTGATCCTCAGGCTATTGGATAATGATGAATTGAGTCCTGATCAGGTTAATGATGTCAAGGATTTCTTGGATGACTATGTGGAACGTAATCAGGTCTACCTAAGCCAGCTTCTCTACTTTTGCATTATTATTGTTTTAGTTCGATTTTTGAATACTTTTTTAACATTCCCTAGTATTTTTGTCATTTAAATTTTTACATAGCATTATTAGAACTTTGAAGCACGTTCTGATTTAGATCACTCGTTTTGAAGAACAGCTGTTCAATTATGTTGGCGGCATAATAAAGCTTGTTATTCTCTTTTTTTTTGCACTAAATTTTAGGAGGACTTTGACGAGTTCAGTGATGTTGATGAACTTTACATTTCTTTACCGCTGGAGAAGGTGGAGGCTCTTGAAGATTTGGTCACGATACCCCCTGGCCTTGTCAAGGTAAATTATATATGAGCTACACCACATCGTTTGCTGAGTATTATTACTATTTTGTGCTTAAATACTTTTATTCTCTTTGTCCAGTCATAAGGATAAAAACATGCACACGTGCATGCATGCTTATAAAACTAAGATTCATTTTTAGCTTCATAGAGTGTCATACAAAAAGAGTATTTGGAAAATAAAACACCACCATGCTGTTCTGCAACAATAAGCAGAATTGATGTAAATTTTGTTAAAAAAAAGTTGAAAGGGTTCTTCCTTGGTGTTTATGAGTGCAGATTTCGAAGTATTTTCTGAACCACTTAGTATGAGTGAATGGCGGTGATATTTCCGTTTCCCTCATTTAGTCCTCAGAAATTATAGGGGATCATTAAGCCGCTGAGACCATTCCCTTGCTGCCAATATACTCGTGCTTCTCGTTGGGTATTTCATTTACTTTACTTGGGTGTCATTTCTACGCTCTTGTGAGCTTTGCCATATAAGCCTTCTCCATTAATGCTTGCACTCTGAATTCGCGTAAATGCGATATTGATTCATAATGATGTGAAGTAATTAAAGATCATATGTTAGCTGATAGAGAGTTTTAGCTTTGATGTAATGTCGACATGTAGGTAACGGCCAGTATTACTGACACAGATTTGAAATAAAATTTCAATACTTGTTTGCTTTAATCTGTTACATAAGATTTGGACAGGATAATAGACATTTCTATCCACCAATAACATATTATAAAACTTTTTGACCCTCAAATTTGGAGCAGCCTACTTTCACGCAATTCACAGGGTTCAACAATCAATCTatatttctttatcaaaattgTAATACTCATTAGCAGTCtacactcacacacacacacgtgTTTTCTTTGTATTGGTTCATCTGTTTAGTTACATTAGATGGTTGAGGGACAGGAGAGAAACTTATGGGTTATAGTGGGTCTTATAGGCTTGTAACAACATGTTTTTCGGCTATGGCACTTCTGTAATTATCATTGCATATGCTTTCCAACTTTTTATGCACAGACCTCCGTGCCTATGTAAATGTCTCTCCGCAAAGTTTCAGTCAAATTGACCAAGTTTACCTTAAATTTGAACCCTTTTTCTAATAGAAAATTTATATTATTGTAAATATGAAACTGTCTTTCATATAATATCATTAAAGAGTTGTTACAAAGCCACATCAATATCCAGTACTTATTTATGAAATTGAAGTCACTGTCAATCAATTTCACCCAAAATTTGTCCAGAAGGACATTAAATTGGAAAGCATACGTCAATACATACTTTTGGTGAGCTTTTCAAAAATCAAGACATCTACTTGGAAAAAGCTATATTTTTGTGGTGCGCAAATAATTTCCGAGTAGGCAAGTTAGGTGGCATGTGTATTCATCAAAGTGCTGTCATTAGTCCTCTTAAGTCCTTCATTTTACACATGAACCATGTGTCTAATGCCAATCTTTGAGTTGTCCTTGATAGTTATGTTTGTACTTTGTAATATAAACAACGAGATGATACAGACATGAACACTGAACTTGCTTGTTACTAAACACCACATGGAAGCCTGTTTACTGTTCATCTGTCTGCATTCGTATGGAGACATACATTGAATGTGTTCTTGTAAGTCAAGATGCTTTTATAAAAAAGTAGTTTTTCTGTTTCCGCAGGGTGTTGGTGCAACCAGTGCAATTTTAAGTTTGAAACCCTCTTTGACAATATCTTCAGCTCAACTGCCGGTATGTTATTTCTCAGTATCTAGACTAGAAGGTATAAGTTGGAGGTGATTGTTTCAGTTAGAGAAGCTTATTGGATACTTCCTTAGTTAGGATTTGGTGCATCCTTCCGATTAGGAGATCATTTACTAACAGGGAATTTCTTGCCACACCAAGGACATCACAAGTTCCTATACCTATTTCAGTGACATATGCCCTAAATTCAATATATATTAGAGATTGTTTCTGGGCTTGCACCAATAGGACTTCTGATGATTGGGCATGTATGAGTAACATGTGGCATAAATTGATCAATTTTGAATTTCTGATACATATTTCCACATATGGAATCATATTTAACATATATTTAGTTGTAACTAGTTTACATCCGGTTTGATGAATACACAACGTTGTCCTTAACCTTTTGTGGCGAAAAGTGGCAAGTGTTTggaatataatttataaaaaggTTTAATTTGAAGGTTAGGAAGAGGTTAATATTAGGTTTTCTGCTTTTTCTAGATCAACATAAAGATTATGGTTAcatttattttgaaatattaatATTGGTTTTTCTCTTAAGTTGTAAAAGCTGCTTTCCTCAGAATTTGCAAATTGTAGTGCACATAAAAGTAGCTTTCCCAACTCATAAGCAAAGCAATTGTAGTGTTAGATTGTTTTTGGCTGGAAAAACTGCTTTGCGGTTCTAGAAGCAAATTAAAGCAGGCTCTTATTGCGCTTTTTTATCACATAATGTGTATGAGACAGGCATGAGGCATGGAAACAATAGCGGTAGCACATATAATTTGCATAAGCATGGTTAAGTTTATTGGTGTCTTGAATCATTGGATTCTTCTTCCAACTCTCTCGCTTGTTAATCTTAAATACCTAAAAGAACGGGACATATTTGTGGTTGGATTCTGTGTACTTTAAAGTTTAAGACCTGGCAATTCGTTCGTGTCGTATACATTCGtgtcgtgtattttcgtgtttcgtgtacttGAAGGTCAAACACAAAACCGACATGTTTAGGGTTCGTGTACTTTCGTCTTCGTGTACTTTCATTTCGTGTCGTGTTTTTCGTGTAAAgttgaataataatattaattaaaatatataaataaataaacaaaaatataagaTTTTTAGGTAAAATTTTTATGAAATATATTAAAAGTATATATTTTGATCACAtttatatacagattatataattaagtaattattttaaaaataaatatgcatatatctattataaatatagatatattcattataaatattaatatttaattataatatgtaTTTATGTCGTATACTTCGTGTCGTGTACTCGAAGGGAAAACACAAAACCGATACTAAATCTCGGTCGTGTACTTTCATGTTCGTGTATTTTCGTATCATGTACTAAAAAGGCAAACACAAACACTAAATTTTCATGTCGTGTAAGTCGTGTTGTGTCCAAAATTGCTGGATCCAAGTTTAACATTTTTAACTTATAATTCTGAGTTTATTTTTAGTCATTTGAATTTGCAGTTCTATTTTCTTGTAGATCTGTGATTTTCTATAATAAATATTGATATTGCTCTAATTTTTTTGAATTCTACTGGAAGTTGCTACTCTCTGTAGAAAGTTAAAGGAAACTGTTTGACTGTAATTTTTAGTGGTGTTCTGCATTATTTGTATCGTCAACGGATACAAATTAAAGATTGAAAACCTCATATGCTAATTAGAAAGGTTTATAGTGGTGCTAGTTTATCTTTGCTTCGAATAACAAAGGCATAGTTTATTCCATAATTTAAAGAGGTTTAACATCTAACGTTTGTGTGCCAATGCAATGCTGGCCAACTATTGACTATATTTAAATTTCAAATGTTGTGCCGAGGTGTAATAAATATTTAGGCTTTTTCAGTGGATCACAAAGTTTTCAAAATAAGAATTTTGTGTGTTTTAAAGGATTATAGCTACTAGTTTCATAATCCAAATATGCTTGTTTTGAACTCCTGTTTATCTTTGCTGAATATTTTGCATTCGTTGTAATCAAATATAAACAGTAGTAAACTGTGGTTGGTGTATGATATTCCAGGCTGCTGTGACAGCTACCGAGCAGCAGGGTTCTTCTGTCCAAGAACAAGTTGAGGATACAACTTTCCAAGACAGTACTTCAGATGTTGTTCCAAAAACTCCATCATCTAAAGGTGCTGCTGTTGGTGCTTCTGCTCCAACAACACCAACAGGTAGCCATGCAACTGGCACTCCAAATACCACTGCTCATATTTTACCTGGTATGGCTACAACAGTGATACATTCAGGTCCAAGTTCTGCTCGGGGGGTGTTGGAAAGTGCTGCTGCTGTTGTATCATCGGCTCCAATAAGTATATCTGTTTCGACCAAGGAAGAGGAATTTGTAGGTTCTCCTGCTCGCAAATCATCCCCTGCTTTATCTGAAACTGGTCCAAGGGGTGTAGGTAGAGGTAGCCTGCCTAGCCCACTATCAACTGGTAATCCTCTAAGTTCTGGTAGTATACTTTCTAGCAACGGAGCCCTTGGTGCATCAAGTCCTTCTGCCTCCGAAATTGCAAAGAGAAGTATAGTAGGCGCTGATGAGAGACTTACCAGTACTGGGATAGGGCAGCAATTGGACTCCACTCTGAGTAACAGAATGATGTCGCCGCAGTCTGCAAAAGCTATTGATGGAATTAACATGACTGAAAATGGGAGTCTTGGTGAGGCTGCTGGTATGTCTGCCAGGTTTTTCTCTCCTGTAGTTCCTGGGATGCAATGGAGGCCTGGAAGTACCTTTCAAAACCAAAATGAGGCGGTATGTGTCACCTTTGCTTATAGTTTATAATTTTAATGCGTTTAGCCTATCATTTGGTAACTTCTTTGTAAAAGTGCCATCTTATAGTGTCAAAGGGACTTCAGGATTCTAATAATTAATAAGCCTGATGAGAATCTGGGTACCTGTATTATTAACAAGAATATGTATTCTTGAGTGAAATCTTCGACATTTATAGCAATTTATAATGTTTTTGCCCTTTCTAGTTATTTAAGGCCATACAAagataaatattttattaatttctaGAAATATTGAACCACATGTATAGGGGTTCATAAACTGTTAAGCTTTTTTTGCAATAAAGGGTGCTCATCAGTCAGCCTGAGATAATTCCTTTCAGCTTTGGCCAGTGTGCCATTGCTTGAGTTACTTTatgttgtttttgtttttaatgCTGAAGTAATTATTCATTACATGACACCATTTATTTGAATTTTTAGGGACAATTTCGTGGAAGAACTGAAATTGCACCAGATCAGAGGGAGAAGTTCTTACAGCGGTTCCAACAGGTACAACAGCAAGGTCAGAGTACCATGCTTGGCATGCCTCCCCTTACCGGTGAAAATCACAAGCAATTTTCATCACAGCAAAACAATCCGCTCCTACAGCAGGTAATTCtctatttaatataaaaaattgtgACAGATATCTTTCATATATCTCATAGATGCCAAGTTGTGAATCCTGTTGTGCCCCGgaaatttaaaattttgagttACAAACAATGATTATACTGATACTCTTTCTTTTTTATAAATATCTACATTATTAGACAATTATACAATTAgcataattttaatattaatttagtCCAGTAAATCTATAGAAAACTGTATAAGGATAAAAGCAAAGTGAGACCCGTTTGGGTAAGCCTAAAAAGTTGACTTATGAGTTAAAGTTACTGTAAGTTATAAGTGAAAAGTATATTTTTAAGTTGATATCTGTTTGGGTATTTATTGTTTTGTACAATTTACGAGTTATCAACAAtgtaaaaatgaaaataaaatcaACAAGTTGTTTATGTGAATGATGATATTGaataaaatatcaaaaataaaataattagtTCAAAAAAGTACCTCCTACCAACTCCTGACATTAAGCTGTTTTTTCAACTTTAAGTCCAACTTCTGACTTTAAGCTGTTTTTTCAACTAAGTTGTTTTTTAACTTATTACACAAATAGACATTttttagcttaaagtctgatGGCTTTGATCAAAGCAAACGGCCCCATAGTTCTGATCGTACTATGGAGTTAGTGTTGAGAATATTTAACTTTTGAAATTTAGGTGACATGGAAGAAAAAGTGGAGAGAATTCATAAGAGAAGATACATAAGAATTCTTCTAGGTTTCCAATGTAAACAATATATCAGTTCTTTGAGTTGTACATGATAGTTTAATGTGTTTATTAGTTGTTACTTGTTACTAGTCTGTACATAACTTATTTATTGATCTTTGTATGTCATAGTGAATGATCTGTAATATATCTTATAAAAAAAAGCATAGTATGGTGAGACTTGTAGTTTGAACCTTAATTGATGGTTGTTTCGGTGAGTTTTAGTTGCATATCTATAAATGGCACTTCATTTTCTTTCATTTATCATTAATTTGTTATATTATTAACTTTGAACAGTCTTTCTTAAGTTTGTTCTGAAGGTCCTTTTCGATATATCATCGCGATATCCTCAAATAAGTAATAATTTTGCCACTCCTCTTGCTAATAAATTTACTTCATTTATTTTCTCGGGGGCTTGAAAAAGTTATGCAATCTGTAAATGAGCTCCTATTCATATATGAGCAGTGTTCCAGAAATCGCTAGGCGTGCCAGGGCGGTGAGGgtaccttcgagagattaatcggcaagtcggagattaatcggaagaatataaatattatttttaatttttataattatataatgatcaatatgttaaatatttgtttaaaaaaagaaattagaatggtatcaaacaatatctacacatttgacatgCGTTACGTAataattattgagtttacaatattaactatattttaattcacacttttaaattaattataagatgttatttttttattttaagtaagaaaataaatatattagattacttgttatttcttaccaatactttatattagaaattgacatgatattgtgtgaaattataaaattaatgaattaaaattataaaaacgtaaaaaaatatatttttttaattattttccgcctacaccgcctaggaccgatttttgaccgcctaacccgcctaatcccgattttgacccgattttttgaaaaaacgcctaaatcaccGCCTAGGTCCGAGTCGGGGCGTTTTACCACCGCCTAGCGCCTAGGCGCCGCCTAGGCGGCCGCctagaccgatttttagaacactgtaTATGAGTAGTTTGTGGTGTTTACTATCTCTTAAAGAGCTTagtagtgaaaaataattataTGTCAAATGAGGGCAGTAGGAGGTTCTGCTTATTTAAAATGAGGACCGGAAAGTGGCCCAAACTAGCCTAGATCAAATTTGAACTCCTGGTGCTATAGTAGAGAAAATAAATATAACGTAGACTAGTTATCCTTGTAAGGTGCAGGAAAACACCACGCTCTGGGGTCTCCCCAATTTTTCATTGAGATTTTTGACCATGTTAATTGGTAAACCATATTCGCATTTATTCCACCCTTGTTGGCAACAGATCACGCTTGAATTTCGAGTCGGTTTTATTACAATAAGAAAATGAAAGAAGCAGTTGACTGATGAAGAGATACCTCATTCTTTTAGAAGACCAAGAAATAAGTATTTCTGGTGCCTGAAACTCTACAATTCACTTTCTGTATTATAGAATATCATTTCTTTCATCTTCGTTGTAAGATTGATAAGTAATGCCGTGTGTATATTATTGATATTCTTCTGGCCTTTGCTGATACATTATATTGATGGAGTAATTTAATTGTGCaatcaaaaatatattttcaGTTTAATTCTCAGAGCTCAACTGCCTTACCTCAAGCTGGGTTGGGACTTGGAATTCAAGCACCTGGTCTCAATGCCGTCACATCTGCCTCCTTGCAACAGCAGTCAAATTCGACTCTTCAACAACAGTCCAGTCAGCAGGGAACAATGCTAACTAGTCATAAAGATTCAGGTATGTGGTATAATCTTGTTATAACATCTCAATTATTTTGCCTTTGCATTTTTATCTTTATGAACTTCCTTTCTTTAATAAGAGTAATAATCTATTAGAGCTCAAATTACCTTTTCTACAAGTCCATTTAAAGTATGCTGAGAACTCTAGAGATGGTAAAGGTGATATACATATCTTTTGTACCTGTTGCAGATGTAGGTTATACAAAAGttgaagaattgcaacaccaACAGAGTTTTTCTGATGATTTAGCTGCTGAATCTTCCCCGAGGACAAGCGTTGTCAAGAATCTCATGAATGAGGATGATATAAAAGCTTCATATGCTTTAGATACGCCGGTATGTTTAAATATACTTTGTATGACTTGGCATGATTGTTACGACTTTTGTATGTTCGGACTAAGTTTATTTTGTTCTGATAGTCATGTTTGTCAAAACCGGGAATAGCAAGGCAACTTTTTTTGTCACATTTTTGCTTCTCCCTGCTGAAACTATTCCAAAATAAGCAAAATTATATTAGAATCCAGAGTACGCTATCTTTAATGAATATTTTATGGTTGCCAGATTATTGCATAAATTCCTTTAAGCAAACACCTGAATGAAATAAAGTAGTTAAAAAGAATATCACTTGATAATATCTGTTTTAACATAGTGGTCGGGAAGCTGCATAGCTGAAGCAGCTCTAGCTTTTTCTAGCTGCTTTCCCTAATTATGATATGGATTCCCTTTCTTGCATATATATGGAATGTGAATATCAAGTCACGGATGATGTGACTGCTTGTGAACTCTTCTGTGATCTCTACTGCAGGGTGGAGTGACTGGATCCTTACCAGAGAATGCCCAAGCGGCAAGGGATATTGATCTCTCTCCAGGGCAGCCTCTACCTTCCAATCAGTCTTCAGGAAGCCTTGGTG
The sequence above is drawn from the Apium graveolens cultivar Ventura chromosome 2, ASM990537v1, whole genome shotgun sequence genome and encodes:
- the LOC141707717 gene encoding uncharacterized protein LOC141707717 isoform X2; the encoded protein is MGASRKLQGEIDRVLKKVQEGVDVFDSIWNKVYDTDNANQKEKFEADLKKEIKKLQRYRDQIKTWIQSSEIKDKKALMDARKQIEREMERFKICEKETKTKAFSKEGLGQQPKTDPKEKAKSETRDWINNVVSELESQIDSFEAEMEGLTVKKGKTRPPRLTHLEASITRHKAHIMKLELILRLLDNDELSPDQVNDVKDFLDDYVERNQEDFDEFSDVDELYISLPLEKVEALEDLVTIPPGLVKGVGATSAILSLKPSLTISSAQLPAAVTATEQQGSSVQEQVEDTTFQDSTSDVVPKTPSSKGAAVGASAPTTPTGSHATGTPNTTAHILPGMATTVIHSGPSSARGVLESAAAVVSSAPISISVSTKEEEFVGSPARKSSPALSETGPRGVGRGSLPSPLSTGNPLSSGSILSSNGALGASSPSASEIAKRSIVGADERLTSTGIGQQLDSTLSNRMMSPQSAKAIDGINMTENGSLGEAAGMSARFFSPVVPGMQWRPGSTFQNQNEAGQFRGRTEIAPDQREKFLQRFQQVQQQGQSTMLGMPPLTGENHKQFSSQQNNPLLQQFNSQSSTALPQAGLGLGIQAPGLNAVTSASLQQQSNSTLQQQSSQQGTMLTSHKDSDVGYTKVEELQHQQSFSDDLAAESSPRTSVVKNLMNEDDIKASYALDTPGGVTGSLPENAQAARDIDLSPGQPLPSNQSSGSLGVIGRRSVSDLGAIGGPSQNSAGMHDQLYNLQMLESAYYKLPQQKDSERAKSYTPRHPAVTPSSYPQVQAPIVNNPSFWERLGADNYGTDTLFFAFYYQQNTYQQYLAAKELKKQSWRFHKKYNTWFQRHEEPKLATDDYEQGTYVYFDFHISDESQHGWCQRIKTEFRFEYNYLEDELIV
- the LOC141707717 gene encoding uncharacterized protein LOC141707717 isoform X3, which produces MGASRKLQGEIDRVLKKVQEGVDVFDSIWNKVYDTDNANQKEKFEADLKKEIKKLQRYRDQIKTWIQSSEIKDKKVSASYEQALMDARKQIEREMERFKICEKETKTKAFSKEGLGQQPKTDPKEKAKSETRDWINNVVSELESQIDSFEAEMEGLTVKKGKTRPPRLTHLEASITRHKAHIMKLELILRLLDNDELSPDQVNDVKDFLDDYVERNQEDFDEFSDVDELYISLPLEKVEALEDLVTIPPGLVKAAVTATEQQGSSVQEQVEDTTFQDSTSDVVPKTPSSKGAAVGASAPTTPTGSHATGTPNTTAHILPGMATTVIHSGPSSARGVLESAAAVVSSAPISISVSTKEEEFVGSPARKSSPALSETGPRGVGRGSLPSPLSTGNPLSSGSILSSNGALGASSPSASEIAKRSIVGADERLTSTGIGQQLDSTLSNRMMSPQSAKAIDGINMTENGSLGEAAGMSARFFSPVVPGMQWRPGSTFQNQNEAGQFRGRTEIAPDQREKFLQRFQQVQQQGQSTMLGMPPLTGENHKQFSSQQNNPLLQQFNSQSSTALPQAGLGLGIQAPGLNAVTSASLQQQSNSTLQQQSSQQGTMLTSHKDSDVGYTKVEELQHQQSFSDDLAAESSPRTSVVKNLMNEDDIKASYALDTPGGVTGSLPENAQAARDIDLSPGQPLPSNQSSGSLGVIGRRSVSDLGAIGGPSQNSAGMHDQLYNLQMLESAYYKLPQQKDSERAKSYTPRHPAVTPSSYPQVQAPIVNNPSFWERLGADNYGTDTLFFAFYYQQNTYQQYLAAKELKKQSWRFHKKYNTWFQRHEEPKLATDDYEQGTYVYFDFHISDESQHGWCQRIKTEFRFEYNYLEDELIV
- the LOC141707717 gene encoding uncharacterized protein LOC141707717 isoform X1, with product MGASRKLQGEIDRVLKKVQEGVDVFDSIWNKVYDTDNANQKEKFEADLKKEIKKLQRYRDQIKTWIQSSEIKDKKVSASYEQALMDARKQIEREMERFKICEKETKTKAFSKEGLGQQPKTDPKEKAKSETRDWINNVVSELESQIDSFEAEMEGLTVKKGKTRPPRLTHLEASITRHKAHIMKLELILRLLDNDELSPDQVNDVKDFLDDYVERNQEDFDEFSDVDELYISLPLEKVEALEDLVTIPPGLVKGVGATSAILSLKPSLTISSAQLPAAVTATEQQGSSVQEQVEDTTFQDSTSDVVPKTPSSKGAAVGASAPTTPTGSHATGTPNTTAHILPGMATTVIHSGPSSARGVLESAAAVVSSAPISISVSTKEEEFVGSPARKSSPALSETGPRGVGRGSLPSPLSTGNPLSSGSILSSNGALGASSPSASEIAKRSIVGADERLTSTGIGQQLDSTLSNRMMSPQSAKAIDGINMTENGSLGEAAGMSARFFSPVVPGMQWRPGSTFQNQNEAGQFRGRTEIAPDQREKFLQRFQQVQQQGQSTMLGMPPLTGENHKQFSSQQNNPLLQQFNSQSSTALPQAGLGLGIQAPGLNAVTSASLQQQSNSTLQQQSSQQGTMLTSHKDSDVGYTKVEELQHQQSFSDDLAAESSPRTSVVKNLMNEDDIKASYALDTPGGVTGSLPENAQAARDIDLSPGQPLPSNQSSGSLGVIGRRSVSDLGAIGGPSQNSAGMHDQLYNLQMLESAYYKLPQQKDSERAKSYTPRHPAVTPSSYPQVQAPIVNNPSFWERLGADNYGTDTLFFAFYYQQNTYQQYLAAKELKKQSWRFHKKYNTWFQRHEEPKLATDDYEQGTYVYFDFHISDESQHGWCQRIKTEFRFEYNYLEDELIV